From the Musa acuminata AAA Group cultivar baxijiao chromosome BXJ3-1, Cavendish_Baxijiao_AAA, whole genome shotgun sequence genome, the window CGATTACTTTTGTTTTTGCTCCCATccgatttcttttctttcttttattttagccCATAATCATAACTATACCCTTCTTTGATTCCCACACACGCCACCCCCCCTCCCTTTTGGCTTCACGCTCTCATCATCTAAATCCTTTTGTCTCTTACGCACGCCACGCTTCACTTCTTCATCATTGAGCATATGCTGTTCGATGAAATGATTGATCGTCTAACTTGCTAAGTAGAGAGTGAGAGGAGGCACCGCCGCAACCGCATTCCATGGCTCTCGAGATCGTAGCGCCGCCGCCATTCTACCTTTCGGTCTCCACCTGCGACCTCCACCCCGACCAGACCGTCACGGGCTTCTGCGCTTCCTGCCTTCGTGAGCGCCTCGCCAGCCTCGACGTTACCCCTGGCTGCCTCTCCACGTCTTCCGTCTCCGCCTTCAGGTCCGTCTTCCCCAGGGCCTCCGCCTCCAATCCCCCCTCCTTCCTCCGCCCCGAACTCCGCCGCTGCAAATCGTTCTCCTCCGCTCGTTGCGCCTCCGGCTTCGAGACCGAGCGGAAGTCCTGCGACGCCCGCGGCCGCTACACCCTCTGGTCCCTCTTCTGCGAGGACGAATTGGATCGCGGCCATCAGCCCTTGGCTCCCTCGGCATCTGCATCGGTGGAGGGCGGAGGGACCGAGGCCCAGTTCCGGAACCTCTGGTTCGCTCCTTCTTCCTCTGGTGCGGCCCCTCCGCTCAAAACCTTCGGTGAGGAGGACGACGCGGATGAGATCAGGGCGGCGGATCCCATGATCCATGTGGGATCGTCATTGGAGATGGACCGGGGGGAGCGGCTTGAGGAGACAGAGGTGAAGCCGATGAAGGACCACATAGACCACGAGTTTCAAGCGAAGAAGCCTCCTCACAAAGACCCCAAGAATATCGCCGACAGCTTCTGGCTCGCCGCCTCCGGATTGAGCAAGAAGCTTCAGAAGTGGCGGAGGAAGCACAAGGACAAGAAGCAAGGCGGCATAGCTGCCGCGGCAGCTACGCCGGCTGAGAAGCCGCCCAAATCCTCCCATCGGCTACGCGACACGCAGTCGGAGGCGGCCGTGGACGCGTTTAGCCGGAGATCCTGTGACACCGACCCGAGGTTCTCCCTAGACACTGGTCGGATGTCCTTAGACGACCCGAGATTCTCGTTGGACGAGTCGAGGGCCTCGTGGGACGGCTACTTGACCGGAGGCCGATCAGGGTTCGCTCGGCTGCCTCCCATGTTTGCCGTCGTTGAAGACGCCACCGCCGCTGCGATCCTCCGACCGGATAGCCTGATCCCCGTGGAGGAGGATGCTGTCGCCCCTGGCGGGTCTGCACAAACTCGGGACTACTATTTGGACTCCTCATCCAGCCGTCGCCGGCGAAGCCTTGACCGGTCCAATTCCAACTCCATCCGAGAGCAGCCTTTTGAGGTGAAGCCTGTTTCCATTGCGCGAGTCTCCCCTGCTGGTAGCGCCGAGTTTTACCATTTCCACCATGCCAATGTACTTGAAGACCGGGAATTAAGAGATTTGAGCTCAAAGTCTCTCAGGAATGAGTGTTTTGGGAGATTAGATGCACCTTCTGGAGACCTTCATGAGGGTTCTGCCACAAAGAAGCCCAGGAAATGGAGCAAAGCATGGAACATTTGGGGGCTTATACAGCGAAGAAGAAGCAGCACCAGAGGTAGGGCAGACATGGCGGAGAGATCCTTATCTGAGTCCTGGCCGACACTAAGGTCTCATCCGGGTTATAATGGCAGAATTTTACAGAGCAACAGCAGTGTAGGCTTCAGGAGATCTTTTAGTGGTAGTTTTGGCTATGGGGGTGTGAGCCGGAGCAGTCTGGAGAGTAACAGGCACAGTAACAAAAGGAGGGAGGAGCTTGTGCTGGAGAGGAATCGAAGTGCTAGGTACTCTCCGAACTGTGTTGACAATGGTATGCTGCGGTTTTACTTGACACCAGTGCGGAACAGCCGGAAGCATGAAGGGTCAGGGAAGGGTAGGGTTATTAATTCACACTATTTTATAAGGAACATGCTAGGATTGTATTGAGCTAGTAATTTGCTCCACAAGGTACTAGTTCTTCATTaacttcatttttttattttgttagtgCATGTGATACTTGTCATCGATTGCCCAATTTTTTAAGCTCTATAAAAAAAACAGTAGTTCCTGTCTCTCCTCATCAGTTGCACAACTGCAAACTGATATCAGATTGCAGAGGATAAGTAACACCAGAAATTTTAATAAACGTGgtcatttttttcttatattaatCTTAGTATTTATACAGTTGGGAGTTTTAACTGCTAAACAGTTGCCTTTTGACAAATCTATCATCTTCTTACTGGTACTGATAAACTTCGCAGAGGAGCTAGTGATAAATTTCTGATGATTATAGCAGTTATTAGAAAATATATTACGCTTTAAATTCTCATAGAGGAGGCTGTTGTAATACCTTTTCGGTCACCATTATTTCATTGCATTTGGTAGAAGGTGCTATTCATTACAAACTAGCCACACTTGCAAACATTGCAATAATGGTCATCATGGTTGTCACAACAGCTATTATGTTGACTTTGGAGGGTCCATTATTTTATATACATGCAATAACATCAATTTAAAAAAGAACATCCAAAACAACCCATTTTGACATTGTATCAAGAAAATGCTGTTATCTTCCTTTATGAAGACCATTATATATTAGGAATAACAgttgtataattttttttcacTATATATCATATACAAATTACATGTATATGACATGTAAAGTGTTTTAACATTAATGTAAAGTGTTTTAACATTAATCATATCATTAATGTTGACATGTAAAGTGTTTTATCATATCAATTTAATTATGACATGTAAAGTGTTTTAACATTAATGTTGTCCATAGCAATCACTATTTTCTATCTTTCCCAACATTCCTATTTGTTATATGAAGCCAGATCTTCCTTTTCCTTCAATATAATAGTTAGCTATTCTGATGAATGCACGTATCATTCAAAACAATCAAGAAAGTGGGTTGGGAAACTTAAATTCTCTGTAGTAACCATCTGTCATTTAGTAACTTATAATGTCATTTGATCAACTGTTGTACTCGCAATATCAAGTCTTTAAAACCTAGCTTCCTAACTTAAAATTGCCTTGCAACATCAGTCGACAGTCACCTTCTTCTGTTTCCTTTATATCTTTGGTATGAGCTTATGTTATATCCTAAAAGGTCTAGGTGCCATCCAGTTATATGTCACTACAATTGCTGGCTTTGAGAGCTCAGCAAATCAGAGTGCATTATGTAGACTGCGACTATGATAAGCTGACAACTTTTGATCCTTCATGTTCTACAGAGACTCCACTTTCTTAGTTCAGATCATAAAACTTGATCTGTCAGGGGCCCTTCCATCGGAAAAGAAAATGAGGAATAGCAGGACAAGTTTCAGGAACAACAGAAATTTGTGACATATAGAGATTGGTTTGTAGTATTGTACCAAATTATTCTATTTTTGGATTTATTACATTAGGTCAAATGGATATACTTCTTCAATTAAATGATGTACCAATGGGTAACCTATTCGAGCAAAATGTTCAAAtaactttttcttttcatttatgaCATTAGTTTTCTGATTGAAGGTTAAAAATAAATGAACTCTCATATTCTCTCTCAAGCTTAAGGCATAAGTTTAATTTATTGTCTTGCACTTAATCAGAGAATAACTTCAAATACACACTTGAAAGCAAACTTGATTATTGTACACCCCATTTTCTTGTCCAGCTATTCATTTCAAGCTAAAAATTTTAGGTATTGATGTTTTTTTTCCTGCAAATTAACTTACTAATTTATGCTTTCAGGTGAGATCACAAAACTTCAGTCCAGTTATGCTTAGGTCTTCAGGTTGTGTTATCTACCATGACTAAACACATAAAGATTATATGAAAAACCTACATATATCATGGTTGTCTGCATCTTCTATTCAGCAATTTGTGTTCCAGTCATGGTTACTCATCCAAATGTTGGACTAGATATATAAAGTCAGAATGTGAAATGGTTTGGATGCCTGATACTGCTGATTTTAGTAGAATGGATTACCTTTGAAGATTCTCGAGGTCTCAGAATAATGGAGCATCAATCCTCTATGTTGGCATTTATGTCACAGGACATATCTTTACCAGTACGTCCGAAGCAAATAACCTTCTGTTGTCAGATGTCAGAAATCTGCCTAATTTTTCATCTTAAAGGTCAGACTCATTTTTATCATTGCCGAAAGTATTGAGTTAACATCATTTGATCATGTCTACATTTTTTTGTCACCGCAGATGATGCCATCTAGAAGAGAATCTGTTGTTGAATATTCAGAAATTACATGTATAGTGCACTCATTGTCTATCGTGTGTACTTGAATATTCAGATTGGACGCAGGAGTTGAGGATTTTCTCGTTGCATCCGGCTGAAAATGTTTCCATTTTAATTTGTACTGGGGTTGAGTCCCATCAAGAAAAACCAGATCTGAGAGGTTGGAGTTAAAGATGCAATCTGAGATGTCACTGCTTACTTTCTTCTGTCTAAATCTGTTATGAAATGTTGCACCAAAACATGAAAGCTGTTGGGATGTAAAATCTAATTGTTGTGTCAACTACATGGTGTTAGATAGGAATTGGACTTGTATGTGTTGTGGTAAGTAATCTTGTTTTCTTGGGTTGAATAAACAGGACATGATCAATAAACTTTGCTCTTAACTCACTCTTTGCATTTATAATTTGATGTAATTAGTCACAGTTCCATATTGCCACTTAAAAATCTTCTTTCAAGTCCATAAGCTGTCGAGTGGTCTGGATTGGTTCAAGTTAGGAAAAATATCAGAAAAAAGATGAGGAATAAGACTATAAACAATTAATTGCCATAATACTtgcattttttcttttctctttcataGCTCAAAAGAAAATGTTCCAAACAAGTAGAAGATGACATGAAAAAGAATAGAATTGATATGAAGTCTGTCATCTCTTGTTCTTTTCAACTCATGAATCAGACTTGTGACTCGATTTGTGTAGATTGATGGTGAAGGCAGTGCTGTTGATGAGAGAGAGTTAGGCAGCAGCTCCAACAGGCGCACCTGCCTTGTTGAGCCTCGAAGAGCCATAAAGAGTCTCTTCGAATCGGATGATCTCATTCTTGGACCCATAAGCCACTTGAGTTCGGTCGTCCAGGTTCTCGATCACCTTGTCCAGCACCGACCGGGTGCCGTCGCTGCTGTACCCTCCTGCTTTCTCGATGAGGAACCCGAGAGGCGCCACCTCGAACAGCAGCCTCAGCTTGGCCTTGGAACTCGGAGACGTCACGTTGGTGAAGATGCCCTTCTCCTTCACGATGATCTACAcatgcacacaaggtgcttgatCATATGCCTCGGTAATATCTTGAGCCCTTCTTGTGGTTTCGGTGTGCATCACATTACCTGGTTGACATCAGGCACCATTCCTCCGGTGTACCGCAGCGTGTACTTCTCCCTCACGTAGTAGTTGATCAACTGCAGGCACACATACTTCGAGTTCAACACTGTTCTTACACGATCTCAGAGAAGCAAAAGCGATGATGACCTTATCATAGTCAGGGTTGTCGAAGGTAGCTCTAAGGTTGCCTGGAGAGAAGATCTTGCCTTCACCGATCGATGTCGTGTCCTTCACGTGCTGCCACTTCCCTGAAGCCGTGGTGCAAAGTGAGATGTAATCTGTTGGGCATTAGTACAAGGGAGATTGAGGCGGAGGAGAACCAACCTTCATCGAGGAGAAGGAATTCATGGGTTCCAGGGCAGTCTTTGAGAGCAATGATGTAGGTGGTGCGAGGTCCGTAGATGCCCATTGCGGCGGCGACTTGGTCTCTGCCGGTCACGCCGGTGAGCTTGTCGCCGGGCCATACGCCGAAGATGGTGCCCACTGTGAAGTTGGTGTCGACGATGCTGGAGCCGTCGAGGGGATCGAAGGCCACACTGAACCCACCTGAGTTCCACAGGTAGCAGACAGGTTTGATTAGATTGTGTCCTTTGTTTTATTTTTGCGCCtcacaaagttttttttttttagagtcATTTGATCTTTTTATCCTTtcgatttttaaatttaaaaaattaatattaatttttttataattatgaaagtaaaatatctaactTCATTTACCCTGACGTCGTTGGTTTTATTGACGAAAGATACAGTACATGACAGCATGGGCatgaataatacaaaaaatataatttcaatggTGGTAGTGGATGAGAACGATGTGATGGTCGACCTTGTCGATATCGATCTGAACATGAatgatgaagaggaagaggaggcagagtaGTGAGGCATTTGTATTAGTGcttgagaaggaagaggagggaggtgagACATTTGCGTTGATGTCGCGTTGCTCTGCCTCCTCTAGTGTTGCTCTATATCTGCTTTGGCGCTAGAGGAGAATGAGAATGCAGATGAGGCATCTGCTTCACTAACaacgagggaggaggaagaggaggcaggtgAGCTAGAGCAATACTACGCCGAAGGAGATAGAAGAGGTAGGTGAGGCATATGTGTCGGTGTTGCACTGTACTGTTTCTCTTCATTCTCGTTGACCCCCACACCCGCACTGATTGGAGCCTTTGGGTGTGTTGCTCTTTTGTTTCATATTATTAGTGCACTAAGACACATGAATCATGCTGTTTGAGTTCAGCATCTTCACATTGCTATAGCGTGTGGGAAGATAAATCAAAGAACAGAAGAGAATCATCAGTCATATTTACCTTCCACTGGTCCTCCCATATCTTGCAACTCGGGGACTTCTTCGGAGCACGCGTACTTGCAAACATGCGAGTATTGCAAAGCCTGAAGTGAGAGGTACACGAGATCAACAAATCATATTGATCCTTATGTTGATGATGATATTGGAGGATAAAGCATGACAGTGTCTCTTCTTGAATCGACTGCCTTGACTTACCTCGAAAAGAAGGTTGTTGGCGAGCAGATCCACGGCTAGCTGCTCGTCGCCGAAGGAGTTGACGCAGGCAGTCCCACCACATGATGCAGTcctcaccttgaaggagatggtcCTCAGAGCCTCCCCCATGGCCATCAGCAACCTTATCAGGTTCTTATCCGGTGTTGCCTTGGTCAAGAACTCCTCCTACGATTCCAATACATGAGTTTAGTGCCTTCGGTTTTGGAGCAAGTAATGATCTATCTTTCTCATTCCGTAGAGGTTACCAAGCTATCCCCTATCTCACACTTGGTGGTGAGGGACGAACTGCCTACTGCCCTGCAAGCTCTCGACTTGGGCGACGTCAGTCTGAGGGTCTCGCCGAAGATGGAGCTCGACTTGAGGCCCTGCGAGAAGAAGGCAGAAGCAGAGGTGAAGTACTACTACTAAAGGAGATCGTGGCGTGCAGTCAAAAAGCAGGCGGGCGAGCGTTCGTACGCTGTGCCTGTGAGACCGCGGGAGGGAGGGAGCAGAGGATGGCACGGCCAAGCGCGACTGATACAGCACGCTGTGGGCGATGACGCCGCGTGCGCAGGTCGCTGCTCCCGTCTCCATTTCGTCGAGCTCGTACGTAGGGGAAGCCGCTCACCACGAAGGGTGGATTAGGCTCAAGCGGGCATCGGATGATTGAAGACGAGAGGGAGTGGCGGGGAGGAGATAAGTAGTCTGTGGTGCGGCAAATGCTCATCATTCGTTGTGGCGTGTGGTGGCGGTGGAGCGCCCGGTGCTTTAAGATTCCAAATCTCTGGTGCGTCAAAGTCAGCAGCCACATCGGATCTTATCTGCCTCGAAGTTTTTATTGTTGGATACTGACGTCTACGTGGCATAGTTAACGAGACATTTTTGATTCGATTCACTGGTTAAATTatctaattattaaaatattaaattgctCTTAATATGTTtggatatttttcaaaaataaaaataaaaatttattttttcaaaatacATTCCTTTTTTATCTTATTCTCACATAATGtttttatttctcaaaagataaaaTTACTTTGATATTCACCTCGTCGTGCTGCTCCTCGTTTGTCACCTCCACTCTCGCCCTTATTTGTTATCGTCGTCACATCCTCATCCATCGCCTCCATTGCCACCCTCATCCACCGCCTTCATTATCGTACTCATCCTCGATCCGTCCTCTTCTTTATCTCTTCACGCTCATCCTCAATCCTCTCCTCCGCCTCCTGGATTTGACCCTTCATTTGTTTGCCTCCACAAGTGATGTGGCTGCTTTGGCCACGTCATCACCCCTTTGTTCCTTACCCTATCAACAGCCACTTGTCAATTGCAACGCAATTTACGAGTGTGATATTTAACATTTCAAATCATAGGGAACAAAGTAATTTAATCATATGACACTTGCAACTTGCTGAAAAATAGATTTGCAGACAGCCAACTAAGTAGTTCTTAAATATACATGTCAATTTCCTAGTTATCACACAAAGAGTCCTGACCAGATGAAAAAAGGTTGAGTTGTGACAATAACAATTGTCAGAGTACTGTCATAAAATGGATTTCAAACATCAATTTCACATATTTCTATTTAACTTTACCCAAATAtgacagaattttttttttctcgataGCAATACATCACTGTGTATACTTCTCGGCATTCAACAGTGCACAGAATGTGCAAAAACATGTTCTTCATTTCTTACCTCTCAAAGCTGGGTAGCTTTCTTCACCTTGGTATGATTCAACTCCACCAAAATAATCTAAAGCTTCTCCTTCGGTTCACAAAAAAGGTGAACTTAAGGACAAGTTGGAAACGATTTCGTGAAGGAAATGAAGCCACAGCTACCATAAAGCTATTCATGTAATCTTTATCTATTCTGTAAGCGGAGCAGTTGGTTGCTTTGGGGACAGCAGCACTTGCTTAGCAGAACCAATCAATAGATTTGTCTTGGAATCAGCTACCGCAACAGATATTCCTACAGCTTCCAGCATTCATTGGCAATCTCTCATAGTTGACTTTGAAATATCATGATCTATTTGTTTAAAAGGAAGAGCAACAAATCTGCCCACACATGTCAACTCCGATTTTGCAATGAAGAAGATGATAATCCTTGAAAGAAGCAAGGGCAAAGACTATGACCTGTTCAAAcacgaataataattttatcatctgATATGGTCTCCAGAAAACTCAGCAAGTAGAAGTTTGCAGAGTGGGTATACCAGATTCCTCAAATTGATGAAGGCAACCAAGTTGAACAATTCATCTTGTAGGTTGGAGGACCAGTAAATGGCTTGATCAGAACCAATCCTATTATGTTCTTCAAATGAAAGAAAAGATGAGAACCATCCAGCTGTGCTGCATTGCTGTTGGCACGAACAATTCACCCATGTTTGACCCAGCAGCTTGATGCTGGACAATGTCTGAAGCATGatattcaaaaataatttcaTTGACTTGCTCTGCCTGCATCTCCTGGCAGACTACCTTCCCTGGATATATACCACCGCAACCTTGAAAAAGTCTTCAAACAGCATTAGCAACCGGAAGGGAAATCAGGAAAAGGAGTGTAGCAACAGAACTTAATCTCCAGCTTCCCGTATGCAGAAATCAGATCATTATACCAGCGGCTTTGGCGATGAGAAAGAGGACTCTGACATCAGTCACAGGCTCCCACGAGATCCTGATATCTCACAGGCTTCATCATATGGCAGTGCTCGCTCCATTTCTCTCACTCATTCTCTCAGTCAGACAACGCTCCGGAGTTCAAACTCGTTCAGAGTTAAAGCTCAGGAATTTGCCGCAGGATTTGTCACTTGCTTCATCCCTCATCGCCATGCAACTTGTGAAGGAGCAGAACATGAAGATGGCTCGAGGGATGTCTCCGATTTTTCCACTACTTCGAGTATGCCCTGTTTCATCCCTAACTGATAGACTCTTTAACTTTCTTTATTTGAATGCCGAAATTTTTGTTCCCATGCAATTTTATCAAACAAGAAGACAAAATTTCCAAACAAATTGGAGGCTGAAGATTGAAAGTTGCAATATGTGAATTTACCAGTTTGTTACTTTTAGTTTACATGGAGAAATAAAAGGGATGGATTTCCCACTTATGGTCATACAAATTGATTCTCTTTGCAGATTTGTAGCAGCCAAACAAATACTGAAAagtaaaattataaaacaaaCAAAGGATGACACtaataaatgaaaatatataggttaaagaaaagcaaagtattCATAAGATTACTGAGCCATCTCTTAGCTTctattaatttttcaaaaattcgATCCTGAAGTTTACAAACAATTTACCATCAAATAATTCGTAATACCCATCTGATATCTCCAGGAAACTGTTAAAACTGAAGCAACATCTATATATGCATACTACAAGAACCACTTTTGCATGAATAAATTCTGTGTGCCTGCCAGCATACTGTACCCTCCATCTTAAATCTTCTCAGTATCATAAATTTTTTGATCTTATTCATTTTCTTTATTACATCCCCTTAgattactttttctttttgtcaAGCAAGCAAAATCCATCTAAGGACATTATAAAAACGCTCGAGCCTAGATCACTCACATCTTATCCTAAATTCTGTATGTTCTGTCAGAAATCTAGAGGATACTGTCTCAATCAAATACTGATACAGAGAAGTGAAACTAATATATCATCCTTCAAAATTTAAGCTCCTTATTTGGTTTCATGGTATTTCCTTTGATGAAGCATTAGAgctaaaatatttatctaaatctGATGCGATGCAGGTTCAAAGATGTCAACTATGAGTAGCGGGAGCAATTATAGATTCAGAACCCATGGTTCTTACAGCAAAAAGGAAACACAGCATGAAACAATAAGGTTCTCCATAGAAGAGATCAACAAAGCcacttcaaattttgcatcagaaAATAGAATTGGGCAAGGAGGCTTTGGGGCGATATACAAGGGGAAACTCAAGGATGGAACTCTAATTGCAGTAAAACGAGCCAGAAAGGTGAGTAGCCATTTACTTACTCTATTGGCTAAGATACACATTAGTAGCAGCAATGACTCGGTTCACTCTTCTCTGTTGTTGCTTTCCTTACCCTCAAGGAATAGTTATGCTTAATACAGGATGTGTACGGAAGTTCTTTATACTTCTAAATGACTAAAACTGACTGATTAATATGGCAGAATATGTATGATGTGCACTTAAGCGTAGAATTCAAGAGTGAAATCGAAACTCTGTCGAAGGTAGAGCATTTGAACTTAGTGCGATTTCTTGGATGTCTGGAGACTGATAATGAACGTCTAATTCTGGTTGAGTATGTTAGCAATGGCAATCTACGGGAACACTTGGATGGTAGGTAATTTATTTTCATACACCTTAAAACAAAATTGATTCAGTAATCCTTTTGAGATCATAAAAGTACTGGATAAAGATTCTTACAGTCTCTGACACTTGAGACCAATTTTATGAATGGAAATTTGAAAGAAAACTAATGCAATGCAGGAACACGTGGAAATGGTCTAGAGATCGGACAACGGCTCAACATTGCCATTGATGTAGCTCATGCTGTTGCCTATCTGCACACATATGCAGGTTATTCCTTGAGCTTCAGTTTTGATATCATAGATTCAAAATTCAAAGCCTCCAAAATATATGCCTCTAATTTTTAAAGGAAACAAAAAATCAACCATTCAGGGAAGGAAGATTTGGAGTAGAACATGTTAAATAACTTCTGCACACAATTGAAAGAGAACACTGCATCAAATTTAACTTCAATATCAGTGATATCAACCTCCATCTTGTAATCTTATCATCACTTCCACTAGGACATCAACCTTGCATAGGAGTAATATTGGGAACTATTAGCttggcatgtatatatatatgaaattgctgCTTATCCTGTAACtaactataaagatgattgatcgGAAACAGAGTTAAATACCGATTCAAAGAAATAAACCCTAAAAATCTGTAAAAAATTGCTGAACCAATAATAGGGCATACAGTGATATGTTACCAGCACAGAGTCTCTAATCAAACTATATCATAGATAATGTTCCCAAATGTTCATTATGAACATGATATAAAAATATGTACACAAGCACATTCATGATGCATGTAAGACATCTGATTAATCATCTTCTAGATACAAGTAATTTACATTCCTAAGATAATTATTGAGAAGATATTAGAAATCCAGTTTTGTTTTCAGACTAAACTTCATTGAAAGCATTCTAAAATTTCAACAATTAGCATATCCAAATTGCTCGTACCAAATACCTAATGAAACTGGGACTCACCTTCAAGTAGTATAATACCTTGATGCATTGTGATTAATGCAGATAAAGTTcactctcttgatttctttggccTGACAGATCACCCAATCATCCACAGAGACATCAAGGCCTCCAACATCCTGCTGACGGACAAGCTCCGGGCAAAGGTGGCGGATTTCGGGTTCGCGCGGCTGGCGGCGGAGGATCCGGAGGCGACGCACGTCTCCACCCAGATCAAGGGCACGGCGGGGTACCTCGACCCGGAGTACCTCCGGACCTACCAGCTCACGGAGAAGAGCGACGTGTACTCCTTCGGCGTCCTCCTCGTGGAGATCGTCACGGGAAGGCGCCCCATCGAGCGCAACCGCGACAACAGGGAACGCGTCACCACGCGATGGGTACGTACACGCCCGTGCGGCACAGCACATCCACTTCTTCCCTTCCTCTTTTTCTGTGTCGCGTGCGGCGCGATGACATTGGATCAGAGCAGGCGATACGGAGGTTCAAGGAAGGTGACGCGGTGATGGCGATGGACCCGCGGTTGCGGCGGAGCCCAGCGGCGGTGGGCGCGACGCAGAGGGTGCTGGGGCTGGCGGAGCGGTGCATGGAGAAGGATAGGAGGTCGCGGCCGTCGATGAGGGAGTGCGCGGAGGTGCTGTGGGGGATCAGGAGGGACTCCCAGAGGATGCTGCAGTCGTCGTCGACGACACGGTGATAGATGTCGACGGCCACCAGGAGTTCGATACTATCGCAATTACAGGAGCAACACGATGCCATCTGTCGTATGGTAAGTAGGCAGAGTATATTTGATGGTACAGTGTGCACTACTGCattgtgtatgtatgtgtatgtgtgtgtatgaaGCCAAATTGGGATtgaaaggaaagcaagaaaagaaaCAGTCATGTCCATGTTATCGATTCAATTCAGTTATGGGGGATTATTTTTGTTGGTGGGTAATTGGAAAAGGATTTATGAATGTGTCTATGTAATGAAGTTGGGAGTGTAAATAGCAAGATTT encodes:
- the LOC135629004 gene encoding sedoheptulose-1,7-bisphosphatase, chloroplastic-like, translating into METGAATCARGVIAHSVLYQSRLAVPSSAPSLPRSHRHSGLKSSSIFGETLRLTSPKSRACRAVGSSSLTTKCEIGDSLEEFLTKATPDKNLIRLLMAMGEALRTISFKVRTASCGGTACVNSFGDEQLAVDLLANNLLFEALQYSHVCKYACSEEVPELQDMGGPVEGGFSVAFDPLDGSSIVDTNFTVGTIFGVWPGDKLTGVTGRDQVAAAMGIYGPRTTYIIALKDCPGTHEFLLLDEGKWQHVKDTTSIGEGKIFSPGNLRATFDNPDYDKLINYYVREKYTLRYTGGMVPDVNQIIVKEKGIFTNVTSPSSKAKLRLLFEVAPLGFLIEKAGGYSSDGTRSVLDKVIENLDDRTQVAYGSKNEIIRFEETLYGSSRLNKAGAPVGAAA
- the LOC103983341 gene encoding protein OCTOPUS isoform X1; its protein translation is MALEIVAPPPFYLSVSTCDLHPDQTVTGFCASCLRERLASLDVTPGCLSTSSVSAFRSVFPRASASNPPSFLRPELRRCKSFSSARCASGFETERKSCDARGRYTLWSLFCEDELDRGHQPLAPSASASVEGGGTEAQFRNLWFAPSSSGAAPPLKTFGEEDDADEIRAADPMIHVGSSLEMDRGERLEETEVKPMKDHIDHEFQAKKPPHKDPKNIADSFWLAASGLSKKLQKWRRKHKDKKQGGIAAAAATPAEKPPKSSHRLRDTQSEAAVDAFSRRSCDTDPRFSLDTGRMSLDDPRFSLDESRASWDGYLTGGRSGFARLPPMFAVVEDATAAAILRPDSLIPVEEDAVAPGGSAQTRDYYLDSSSSRRRRSLDRSNSNSIREQPFEVKPVSIARVSPAGSAEFYHFHHANVLEDRELRDLSSKSLRNECFGRLDAPSGDLHEGSATKKPRKWSKAWNIWGLIQRRRSSTRGRADMAERSLSESWPTLRSHPGYNGRILQSNSSVGFRRSFSGSFGYGGVSRSSLESNRHSNKRREELVLERNRSARYSPNCVDNGMLRFYLTPVRNSRKHEGSGKGRVINSHYFIRNMLGLY
- the LOC103983319 gene encoding calmodulin-binding receptor-like cytoplasmic kinase 1, which produces MQKSDHYTSGFGDEKEDSDISHRLPRDPDISQASSYGSARSISLTHSLSQTTLRSSNSFRVKAQEFAAGFVTCFIPHRHATCEGAEHEDGSRDVSDFSTTSSSKMSTMSSGSNYRFRTHGSYSKKETQHETIRFSIEEINKATSNFASENRIGQGGFGAIYKGKLKDGTLIAVKRARKNMYDVHLSVEFKSEIETLSKVEHLNLVRFLGCLETDNERLILVEYVSNGNLREHLDGTRGNGLEIGQRLNIAIDVAHAVAYLHTYADHPIIHRDIKASNILLTDKLRAKVADFGFARLAAEDPEATHVSTQIKGTAGYLDPEYLRTYQLTEKSDVYSFGVLLVEIVTGRRPIERNRDNRERVTTRWAIRRFKEGDAVMAMDPRLRRSPAAVGATQRVLGLAERCMEKDRRSRPSMRECAEVLWGIRRDSQRMLQSSSTTR
- the LOC103983341 gene encoding protein OCTOPUS isoform X2; the encoded protein is MALEIVAPPPFYLSVSTCDLHPDQTVTGFCASCLRERLASLDVTPGCLSTSSVSAFRSVFPRASASNPPSFLRPELRRCKSFSSARCASGFETERKSCDARGRYTLWSLFCEDELDRGHQPLAPSASASVEGGGTEAQFRNLWFAPSSSGAAPPLKTFGEEDDADEIRAADPMIHVGSSLEMDRGERLEETEVKPMKDHIDHEFQAKKPPHKDPKNIADSFWLAASGLSKKLQKWRRKHKDKKQGGIAAAAATPAEKPPKSSHRLRDTQSEAAVDAFSRRSCDTDPRFSLDTGRMSLDDPRFSLDESRASWDGYLTGGRSGFARLPPMFAVVEDATAAAILRPDSLIPVEEDAVAPGGSAQTRDYYLDSSSSRRRRSLDRSNSNSIREQPFEVKPVSIARVSPAGSAEFYHFHHANVLEDRELRDLSSKSLRNECFGRLDAPSGDLHEGSATKKPRKWSKAWNIWGLIQRRRSSTRGRADMAERSLSESWPTLRSHPGYNGRILQSNSSVGFRRSFSGSFGYGGVSRSSLESNRHSNKRREELVLERNRSARYSPNCVDNGMLRFYLTPVRNSRKHEGSGKGEITKLQSSYA